The DNA segment ACAAGGGGCAAAAAAACCCTGCATCTGAAATATTTTAAGGGCGATGCTTTCAAACTTTGTCCGGGTGTGACCAATGGTGCCGTTTGCTGTAATTATTTCACCATTGATTTTGTGGAAAACTGCCCGTTTGAATGCACCTATTGTATCCTCCAGGCTTTTTTGAACAAACCGGTCATCACCGTCCATGCGAATGTGGGAGATATTCTGGAACAAGTTCAAAATCATGTTCTGCAACATCCCCAACGTTTGTTCAGAGTTGGAACCGGCGAACATTCCGACAGCCTTGCGCTTGACCCGGCCCTCGGTCTGAACCGTCATCTGATCCGCTTTTTTGCCAAACTGCCCAATGCGGTTCTTGAACTCAAAACCAAATCAGACCATGTGGACCATTTGCTGGACTTGCCGCATGGTGGCAAAACGGTCATTGCATGGTCGATCAATCCTGAATACCTGGTCACCCATGAAGAATTCAAAACGGCCCGGTTGCATGAACGACTGCTTGCGGCCCAAAAAGCATCAGAAGCTGGTTATAAAATCGCATTTCATTTTGATCCGTTGATCCAGTATCCTGATTGGAAAAGTGGCTATGCGGAAGTGGTCCGGCTATTGACTCAAACCATTGAGCCACAACGCATCGCCTGGATCAGTCTGGGGAGTTTGAGATATCTGCCCAAACTCAAACAGGTCGTGGAAGAACGATTTCCCAACAGCCGGATTTTCCTGGGCGAATTTGTTCCTGTTGGCGATGGGAAAATGCGCTATCTCAAGCATATTCGACAAGAAATGTTTCACTTCATGGAAGATCAACTACGCCAATGGGCGCCTCAGGTTCCGCTCTACCTGTGTATGGAAAAAGCCTCTGTCTGGGAAAACTCAATGACGGCTCATCCTCATCATTCCGAGGAACTGGAACAGATGATTTCCAGTCAATTTCAACAAAATTTTTCTGAGGCAGGAGGCGCCAATGAATGAAGGGTATTCCACACAAATTCCTTTGTTTCCCTTGTATGGCACAATTCTTCTGCCAAAAACAATTTTGCCCCTGAATATTTTTGAACCCCGTTACAAACAAATGCTGGAACACGCACTGGAAAATGATTCCTTGCTTGGCTTGATTCAACCAGTAGAACCCGGTGGCATTCCTTTGTTTGAAACAGGCTGTCTGGGAAAAGTAGAATGGCGTAAAAAACTGCCCAATGGCAACTCCTTAATCCGATTGCATGGTTTGATCCGCTTCAGTGTGAAGCAGGAACTCACAGTCGAGACACTTTATCGCCAGGCAATTGTGGATTATTCGGCATTTTACAATGATCTGGAAGATGGTGAGACGATGGAGGACAGTGACGACACTGAGTTTTTTGAAGTGTTTGCGGCTTATGTTTTGCGCAAAAAGATTCAGATTGACTGGACAAAAATCAAATCCATTTCCCGGAAATACCTGATCAATCTATTGTGCATGAATCTGGACTTCATGGGCATTGAAAAACAGGCACTGCTTGAATCCCCCAATCTGATCTCCCGCCGCGAGGATTTGTTGTCATTGATGCGCATGGATCAGATCAATGAGTCTTCCGACATGACATCTCAAGCCCTGAATTGAACCACCCCTCGTCTATAATTCGAGGGGTGCAGTGCGACCTTGATGCTCCTCCTGTCAACACATCTTCGCAAACTCTAATCCGCAATAAAAGAACAGCAATAATCCGTAATTTTTTTGATTTTCAGTCCAAATTTGGATTTTGCGGGAACATCAAACGATTCTCCGCCCTTCACAGTTCGCCATCCAGATTCACCAGGTAGTGAAACCTCCAGATCTCCAGACATGATTTCCATGATTTCTTTAGCATCGGTATTGAATTCATATTCGCCCGGAAGCATGATGCCCAGAGTCTTTTTGGAACCGTCGGGAAACACGACAGAACGGCTGGTAACATTTCCATCAAAATAAATATTTGCTTTTTTAATGACAGTAACACTTTTGAATTCACTCATGAATACTCCTTCCTCAATCATTGTAATGGTTCATTGGATAGTCCCCTGAAATAAAGCGTGCTCAGAGAATTGAGTAGATAATTTTTTTGTTTGGAGAACTCAAGTTGGAGTTTATTTGAAGCGTTATGAGAGGTGAATCTATTTCAAAAAGGCAGGCGACAGCCCCGCAACAACAGGGCTGTTCAAAATTTAAGGATTGTAGGAGTAAACGCTATTTTGGCAATTAGCACCGTCAGACCCGCCAATATAAAATACTTTTCGGTCATCCAGCACCACAGCCACCCCCTGATCTCTTGCCGCAGGCAAATTTGCTTTGGGTATCCATGTTCCATCAAAGGCATACCATTCAAAGGCACTGGAACGAACCCCCGGAGCTGTGGAACCACCAACCATAAACAGTCGATTGAACATTTTCCCTGCGGATTGATATGCTCTGACATTTGGGCTTGATGAGGAAACACCCCAAGTATCCATCACCGGATTATACGTTCTGACACCATTGGAGTAGTTGCCTGCAAAGTCATCACCTCCAAAGATAAATATATTGTTTCCATCCACCGCAGATCCAGCATAGTAAGTACCTGTTGGAATCGCCATGAGAGCTGACCAGGTGTTCAAAACAGGATCGTATACATAACTGACTCCAGTTGGATAACCGCCAACAACATATATTTTATTGTTAAATACCTGTGCTGACATTCCGACCCTCGCATCAGGAATGTTGGCTTTTGTTTCCCATGCATAGGCATCCGGATTAAAAGCCTCCACAGAATTTGTTGGTGTACCGCCAGTGGTTTCGCCGCCAATCACATAAAGCTTGCCGCCAACCACCGCATGTGCCGCACCTTTGCGGGGTGTGGGCATATTATAGCCGGAAGACCATGTATCATACTCCGGATCGAAAATCTCCATGCTGTTCAGATAATAATTGGAAGCATCAACACCGCCAACCACATAAATCTGTCCGTCCAGAACACCTCCGGCAGGAGAGCATCTGGACTCACTCATTGTGGCTATGGTAGTCCATGTATTATTTCCCTGAGTTGTGAAAGTCAGGGTATATTGCCCGCCTAAAGAATTGCCCACAACATCACGGATTCCAGGATGCAATGTGATTGTATAAGCGGCACCAGCATCCAGTAAAGCTTCCGTAAAGAAATATACAGTGTATGTGGTCGCATCATAGGCAAAACGCCCGGGAACCATACTATTGTTGCTGTCTTTGGTAATCCGGAACGAGTTGCTGTTGATTGAATTCACGTCCAAATCTTCGTCAAACTCCACACTAATCATGCTGTCCACCGGCACATTGACAGCATTATCCATCGGGGCAGAGTTGACTATCGCAGGGATGTCATGATCTGAGTCGCTTCGATAATATTGATATACTTCCTCGTCTGACAGTGCCCGAGCACGGATCATCAAGGAACCCACCACACCATTGAAGAACAGTTCCGGAATACCGGAGGTGTTCTGTAAAGCACCGAGAATCAGGTTTGAGGATGGATTGACCGTTGTGTCAGCATTGATAAAGGAGGCGCTGGTTTCATGTACCCCATCGATATACAATGTCATTTCGATGACGTCGATGACAATATCAATTCTTGTCCATGTATTCAACGTGAGTACCGAATAACTCGTCATAGAATCCGGGGTTGCTGAGTCACTGTCACGGACACTCACAGTCAGATAACCACTGCTGTCAACAGACAAACTGTAGGAATCAAACATCGTGGAACCATCAAAATCGGATTTTGAAATAATGCCGGAAGAGCCTGTTCCCGGAAAAGAATCCGCTTTCAACCACATGCTGAGGGTAAGACTCCCTGTTCCCGGATTAAGCGAGGCATCATGAGGGAAACTGATATAGGAATCTGTGCCATTAAAACTGTAGGCATTGTTTGGATCGCCTCCAGGTCCTGTGGTTAAAGTAGCGTTGAACACCGTGCCATCCAGATGATTTTTTCCGTAATCATTCGCATCTCCCTTAAACCCATAGGCGGCAGTCAGTTGCAGGTCATCCGTTCCAATTCGAAGCACAATGCCATCGGACATTCCCTGATTGGTATTGCCCTCAAAGTCACCATCTGTATGTCCCGCAATGATTACTTCATTTTTGGGGCTCAAGGCCAATGCGCTTCCTGAATCGTCAACACTGGTTCCATTCTGAATCCCCCAGACGATTGAAGCGAAATAATCGGTATAATCATATCTTACCAGAAACAAATCATTATTTCCCATAGGAGTTCCTCCAAACAGAGAACCCTGTGTGAAACCTGTGATATACAAAGCATGGTTGGCTGGATCAATCGCAATATCATGAGCTTCATCCCATCCGGATTCGCCCAGCATGGTTGTCCATTTGTCCATTCCGTCAAAAGCATTGAATGCCATCACAAAGGCGTCATAGGATCCACTGTTGGAATTTCCGCCAATTGAACCATCTGTGTAACCCGTTACAAACACATTGTCATTATCTGCGGCCATGGCTGTCGCTGTATCGCTATACATGGAACCCATTTGCCGCATCCACCCTCTTCGGCCAAGGTGATCATACCGCACCACAAAGACATCGGTACCACCGGCATTGGAACCCCCAAGCGATCCGCCTGTATTTCCAGAAATCAGAACCATTCCTGTATGATCCAAAGCCACACCTGTGGCCAGATCAGAAGCTGAAGTTCCAATCTGCTCAGCCCACTGCAGATCAGTGGCACTATTGAACTTGAGGAGTACCGCATCGGTGTTTCCATAACTATTGTTTCCAGCCAAACTGCCGGAAGTGTACCCTGCCACATAAATGGAACCATCGGGATCGAGAGCAATGTCATAGGCTTCATCATCCCCAATGATGCCAATCTGTTTTGACCATTGACGGTTGCCATTCCAATCATATTTTACCAGAACGATATCGAGTCCGCCTTCGTAAGTATTGCCATCCAAACTGCCGCCTACGCTACCGACCACAAACACATCGCCTGCGGTATTGGTCGCAACCGCATAAGCGACATCTTCACCGCTGGTGCCAAAGGTGCGTGACCATAGTTTCGTTCCAGAAGAACTGTATTGCACAATAAACGCATCGCTCCCCCCTGCACCAGGCCCATCCAGATCACCGGTAGTCGAACCAACCACATACACGACACCATCCTGATCCATCGATACATCATGAACCTTTTCCTGGTAGGCGGTTCCGAACTGTTCAGGCCCGCCCCCGCAATTGGAAGTACAGGTACAATTGGAAGTACAGGTCCCACCACCAGAACCAAAATTAACCATAACCGGAGTATTGTGATCCGTCATATCCCCGATTCCAAGCTGACCCATTGTATTTGAGCCCCAACACCAGGCATTCTGGGCACCGTCCATCGCACAGGCATGATATTGACCAAGGCTCAATTGCATAATGTTATTAATTGTAAGAGCAGATGGAGAATTTTTATCGGTGTTTGTTCCAATACCCAACTGCCCTGAAGTTCCACTCCCCCAACATTGTACATTCCTGTCATAAAGATTTGCGCAGGTAAAATCAAAACCCGCATCAATCAACCGAACCGAAGGCAGGGACATCGTCGAGACAGGGACATTGCTGCTGGCGGCAGTCCCGTTCCCCAACTGGCCCAGAGTATTGTCACCCCAACAGCGGATTTCACCACTTCCTAACAGCGCACAGGAATGAATATCTCCAGCACTCACATGCATGGGTCCCTGCAGATTGGCAACCCATACAGGCAGTGGCTGATCAAGATTATTGCCATCACCCAATTGACCAGATCCTCCCTGGCCCCAACAGGCAACAGATTGATCGCTTGTCAGTGCACAGGTATGCGCTCCACCGGCACTGATTTCCACCACATCATTGATCCCCTGCACTGCGACAGGAGTGTTGCTGTCAATCAATGAATTATTACCTAATTGTCCGTGATGGTTACGTCCCCAACAGCGCACACTGCCATCATTCAGCACGGCACAGGCATGATCGTTTCCGGATGATACTTGAACAGCCGTCGAAATACCTGTCACTTGCACAGGCGACCATTGATCCAAGTTACCACCATCACCCAATTGTCCAAAATCATCTTTTCCCCAGCAAACAACGGTCCCATCTTTTTTGAGAGCACAGGTAAAATCGAAGCCAGAACTGACTTGGATCGTATCTGTTAATCCAATAACATTAACAGGTATGTTGGAACCGCCGATGTTCCCATTGCCAAGGTTTCCATTTGAACCGGATCCCCAGCATTTGATTTCCATGCCATCAGTTGCACATGTATGGGAAGCTCCTCCAGATATCTGAATCTGATCGTCATCACCGTTCGAGAGTGACACATCAACAGGATCAAAACCATTGTAAACCGGATCCGTTGACACAACCGGACCCAGAAAAACAGTGACATTTTGCGGACCATCCAGCAATTCATCATCCACTCCATAAAGATCAATGGTCTGTGGAGTATTCCAGTTGGCAGGAGTGAAGGTCACATAAGGATAAGTGATGACTTCTGTGGGATCACTGGTCTGTACCTCAATCGTAACATCCGCAATCGGTGCGCTGTTAAGAACAATCGTGAAATGTTCCTGCTTTGAACCACTTTCTGAAGTTCCTGTTCCACTCAGAGCACTCACGGTGACACCAACACTCTCGTCATCCTCATTGATCACCGTCACATCATCTGGTTCAATACCGATATAGGTTCCCACAGAGGCTGTGTTATCAAGAAAGATGGAAAAATTCTGATTTCCGTCCGCGATAGCGTCATCCACACCGGTCACAGTGACCATCTGAGGAGTGTTCCAGTTGCTGGTTAAAAAGGTCATGCCCGGCGGTGAAACCGTTCCTTCATCAATAGCGCTACTGGTGATTCCAATACTGATATTTCCAGCAGGTTGGCTTTGAAGCATGACAGTGAACGTCGCGGTTCCACCGGCTTCAGTGGTATTGCCGCTGATGGCACTGACAATGAATCCTGGAGTTTCGTTATCTGTTACGGTTGTTGTGACATCGACTGGGTCAATGCCATTATAATTGGCATCAGCGGAGGTTGCCTGTGACAGGGCAATTGTTACAGGTTGATTCCCATCCGCGACAATATCATCAACGCCTGTGATCGTAACACTTTGTGCGATATTCCATGTGGTTGCGCCAAAAGTAAGAGTGCCTGGAGTCACTGTCGCTTCCAGAAGATTACTGCTGGTGACCGTGAGGGTCACATCCGCGGTAGGCTGGCTGGTCAATTTAACCACAAAATTTCCGGTTCCTCCTGCTTCTGTCACATTGCCGATCAAGTCACTCACAACAAAACCAGCCGTTTCATTGTCCGTGTTGATCACGCTCACACCCGCAGGGGCCAAACCGTTGTAATTGGCATCTGTGGATACTGTTTTTGCCAGCGCAATGGTGTATGTCTGATTGCCATCAATGATGAAATCATCGACGCCAGTGACTGTTACTGTCTGATCCGCGTTCCAGTTCGCCGCGGTAAAAGTCAGTGTCGTGGTTGACAAAGATCCTTCCGTCGTATCAGAACTTGTGAGAGCCATTGACACATCAGCCGTTGGTTCACTGGTTAGCTTGACAGTGAATGTAGCGGTCCCACCAGCTTCCGTGGTATTGCCACTGATGGTACTGACAAGAACACCTGCCGTTTCATTATCCACATTGATGACATCCACATCTGGAGGATCAAGCAGATTATAGTCGTTATCGGCAGAAACAGCTTTATCCAAAACTATTTTATAAGGAATATTGCCATCAGCCAGATTATCATCCACGCCAGTGACCGTCACAATTTGAATAGCATTCCAGTTATCAACTGTGAATTTGAGCGATGCGGGCAATGCCGTCCCTTCAGTGAGATCAAAACTTTTTACAGCGATGACAACATCTGACACAGGTTGACTGGCAAGGCTAACCCCAAAAGTGGCGGTTCCACTGGCTTCAGTTGTACTCCCACTGACGGTGCCTACTAAAAACCCGGGAGTTTCGTCATCAATGTTGGTCACATTGACTGCAGTCGCAGGATTGCTGTTATAGTTAACATCTGTTGACACAGTGGGACCAACTTTGATCTGAAAAAGCTGATTCCCATCATGCAGAAAATCATTAATACCTTTGATGGTAACTGTTTGGGGGGCATTCCAGTTAGAAGCAGTGAATGTCAGCGACGAAGGCGAAACTGTTCCTTCTGAGATATCAAGACTTGCGATCGGAATAGTAACGTCTGCATAAGGTTCACTTTTCAATTCAATACTGAATGTTGCTGTTGCGCCACCTTCAGTCACTTTGCCACTGACAGCACTAACAGTCATGGCGCTTCCGCTCATCGAACTGACAATAAAGCCTGCAATTTCGTCATCCACATTGATAACAGCCACATCCTCTGGATCCAGAAGATTATAGTCCTTATCCCCAGAAACAGCTTTATCCAAAGCAATCGGATAATTGATGTTTCCATCAGCAATATAATCATTCACGCCAGTTACTGTCACCATCTGGATCGTGTCCCAGTTCGCTACGGTGAATTTGAGAGACGCAGGCAATGCTGTCCCTTCGGTCGTATCCATACTTTTTACAGCAACAACAACATCAGAATTAGGCTGACTCGCCAGACGAACACCAAAAGTAGCTGTTCCACCGATTTCAGTAGTGTTGCCACTAATTTTACCCACCAGGAATCCAGGTGTTTCATCATCAATATTTGTCACGTTGACGGTGGTAGCCGGATATCGATTATAGTTAGCATCCGTGGACACTGCGGAACCAACCCTGACCTGAAAAATCTGGTTCCCATCATGCAGAAAATCATTAGCGCCTGTGACCGTAACAGTCTGGGGAACATTCCAGTTAGAAGCAGTAAACTTCAAGGACGAGGGCGCAACAGTTCCTTCTGACGTATCAAAACTTACAACTGGAATGTCCACATCCGCTACAGGTGCACTTTTCAAAACCACCGTGAATGTGGTTGTGGAGCCGGTTTCTGTGACTTTGCCGCTGATTGTGCTCACCTCCATCCCCGCAGGGTTGCTCAATGCCGCTGTATTTGTAAATGCGACATTCGTACTTGCAATATCAGGAAGAAGCGAATCCTGCACCTTGGAAATAAGATTGGTCTGCGTCGTCTGAACCACTGAATTCATTGTGGCACTGTCGATACGTTTTGTCAGATCGCCTTTTTCCTGCAACTGCGCAACCAGATTGATGGTATTAGACATCTGATCCAAGGCCGCGGAATTTTTAAGCACATCCGATGCGCTGGCATTGCTGGTCTGCAGAGATTGAATGCTGGTGACCACGACACTGACGGTCTGGTTGGCAATGTCCTTGCTGTTATCAAACAAATCACCGGTACCGCTTTTGGCTTCACTGACCAGTTGTGTGAAAGAAGATGAATTTGGGTCAAAAGACTTGATAAAATCACAAATACTTTTCCCTACAGTTTTGGCGACAGCACTCGAAGAAATATTTCCTGGAACAGTCATATCGGCCAGTTGCTTTTCAATTAGATCGCCACTGACCTCCAGCATTTTCATGATTTCTTCAGGATTCTTGCCCGAAGCACTCATTTCAGTCATACACTCAGTCAGCGCATTTACCTGATCAGAAGTGAATTTTCCGGATGCTTTTGCCAAAAAAGAATTGCTGTCTGAAGACGCACTTTTACTGACCTGAACAATGGTATCAAGCTGTGCTCCTGAAACCTGAGAATCAACAGTGGTGGTATCCAGTGGTTTATCAAAAGAATCCAGGGGTCGGTTATAAATAGTATTTGTTTGTTTTTCGGCAGCGCGCATGAGTGTTTTTGTAACCACTTCCAGTTGATTTCCCTCAGTAAAATCATTATTGCTTTTCAGCAATTCGGCCGTCGACATCAAATTTTTTATTCCCACATCTAAAACCGCTACCGCCCTGTTTTTAGTTCTGTCATCATTGGTTCCAACCTGATTGGCGGCTTGTTGTGCCAAAAATGGAATCACATCCGCACTGGCATTGACAATCGCAACAGCCTTGTTTTGGGATTGACCGGTCAACCCTGCTGTGTTCTGCAGAGCGGATACAATTATCCCGGTTTGCAGGGTAACGCCACCAGTAGCAGAAGTTTCAAACAAAGCGGCCCCGGAGCTTGCAAACAACTTAAAGATCTCCTTAGATGGCATTTGACTGTTATTATTGGCATCTTTTGTGATTTCTTCAGTGAGACGGGCTACCATGGCCAGAGAGGACGCAACCTGAGCCGCATTGGCATTTTGGGTGGGATCTGATGTCAACTCAGTAACACTCAAACCGGTTTGTGTCTGAGTTTTTTTCTGTACATCTTCCAATGAACTGTCAGGTGACTGAATCAGATTAGACGCCATCAATGAAGTCACCGGTGTGACAGAAACCTGACTCTGATCAGGAACTGTTGTGACGTTAATATTTTCAGGGGGTGTGATGCTGACAACCGTATTGAGGGTCATCCCTGGTAAATCAGCATCGCCTTTGGATCCATCAGCACCAATATCAACACCATCAGCACTTTCAATAATCACAGAAACAGGATTCAACGAGTCAGGATCGCTACCCACAGCAAAATCAAAGGTGTAGGTCCCATCCTCATTCGTTACAGCCGTATAGGGATTTCCATTTGCATCCACC comes from the SAR324 cluster bacterium genome and includes:
- a CDS encoding DNA photolyase — protein: MYQYLPERIIIDQAVEHEPLTQEILQRFSKVPQVFVENYAWHKDEPSQDPEANHLTRGKKTLHLKYFKGDAFKLCPGVTNGAVCCNYFTIDFVENCPFECTYCILQAFLNKPVITVHANVGDILEQVQNHVLQHPQRLFRVGTGEHSDSLALDPALGLNRHLIRFFAKLPNAVLELKTKSDHVDHLLDLPHGGKTVIAWSINPEYLVTHEEFKTARLHERLLAAQKASEAGYKIAFHFDPLIQYPDWKSGYAEVVRLLTQTIEPQRIAWISLGSLRYLPKLKQVVEERFPNSRIFLGEFVPVGDGKMRYLKHIRQEMFHFMEDQLRQWAPQVPLYLCMEKASVWENSMTAHPHHSEELEQMISSQFQQNFSEAGGANE
- a CDS encoding LON peptidase substrate-binding domain-containing protein, which encodes MNEGYSTQIPLFPLYGTILLPKTILPLNIFEPRYKQMLEHALENDSLLGLIQPVEPGGIPLFETGCLGKVEWRKKLPNGNSLIRLHGLIRFSVKQELTVETLYRQAIVDYSAFYNDLEDGETMEDSDDTEFFEVFAAYVLRKKIQIDWTKIKSISRKYLINLLCMNLDFMGIEKQALLESPNLISRREDLLSLMRMDQINESSDMTSQALN
- a CDS encoding pyrimidine/purine nucleoside phosphorylase; protein product: MSEFKSVTVIKKANIYFDGNVTSRSVVFPDGSKKTLGIMLPGEYEFNTDAKEIMEIMSGDLEVSLPGESGWRTVKGGESFDVPAKSKFGLKIKKITDYCCSFIAD
- a CDS encoding Ig-like domain-containing protein, with product MNMPHFQKKGISGKTKSALWVSLILMAMSLLVLESCDEAPGGNRVMLERITAGRVMLERITAGRAAGRVVDGPIAGSTLIARNPKTGEILVDANGNPYTAVTNEDGTYTFDFAVGSDPDSLNPVSVIIESADGVDIGADGSKGDADLPGMTLNTVVSITPPENINVTTVPDQSQVSVTPVTSLMASNLIQSPDSSLEDVQKKTQTQTGLSVTELTSDPTQNANAAQVASSLAMVARLTEEITKDANNNSQMPSKEIFKLFASSGAALFETSATGGVTLQTGIIVSALQNTAGLTGQSQNKAVAIVNASADVIPFLAQQAANQVGTNDDRTKNRAVAVLDVGIKNLMSTAELLKSNNDFTEGNQLEVVTKTLMRAAEKQTNTIYNRPLDSFDKPLDTTTVDSQVSGAQLDTIVQVSKSASSDSNSFLAKASGKFTSDQVNALTECMTEMSASGKNPEEIMKMLEVSGDLIEKQLADMTVPGNISSSAVAKTVGKSICDFIKSFDPNSSSFTQLVSEAKSGTGDLFDNSKDIANQTVSVVVTSIQSLQTSNASASDVLKNSAALDQMSNTINLVAQLQEKGDLTKRIDSATMNSVVQTTQTNLISKVQDSLLPDIASTNVAFTNTAALSNPAGMEVSTISGKVTETGSTTTFTVVLKSAPVADVDIPVVSFDTSEGTVAPSSLKFTASNWNVPQTVTVTGANDFLHDGNQIFQVRVGSAVSTDANYNRYPATTVNVTNIDDETPGFLVGKISGNTTEIGGTATFGVRLASQPNSDVVVAVKSMDTTEGTALPASLKFTVANWDTIQMVTVTGVNDYIADGNINYPIALDKAVSGDKDYNLLDPEDVAVINVDDEIAGFIVSSMSGSAMTVSAVSGKVTEGGATATFSIELKSEPYADVTIPIASLDISEGTVSPSSLTFTASNWNAPQTVTIKGINDFLHDGNQLFQIKVGPTVSTDVNYNSNPATAVNVTNIDDETPGFLVGTVSGSTTEASGTATFGVSLASQPVSDVVIAVKSFDLTEGTALPASLKFTVDNWNAIQIVTVTGVDDNLADGNIPYKIVLDKAVSADNDYNLLDPPDVDVINVDNETAGVLVSTISGNTTEAGGTATFTVKLTSEPTADVSMALTSSDTTEGSLSTTTLTFTAANWNADQTVTVTGVDDFIIDGNQTYTIALAKTVSTDANYNGLAPAGVSVINTDNETAGFVVSDLIGNVTEAGGTGNFVVKLTSQPTADVTLTVTSSNLLEATVTPGTLTFGATTWNIAQSVTITGVDDIVADGNQPVTIALSQATSADANYNGIDPVDVTTTVTDNETPGFIVSAISGNTTEAGGTATFTVMLQSQPAGNISIGITSSAIDEGTVSPPGMTFLTSNWNTPQMVTVTGVDDAIADGNQNFSIFLDNTASVGTYIGIEPDDVTVINEDDESVGVTVSALSGTGTSESGSKQEHFTIVLNSAPIADVTIEVQTSDPTEVITYPYVTFTPANWNTPQTIDLYGVDDELLDGPQNVTVFLGPVVSTDPVYNGFDPVDVSLSNGDDDQIQISGGASHTCATDGMEIKCWGSGSNGNLGNGNIGGSNIPVNVIGLTDTIQVSSGFDFTCALKKDGTVVCWGKDDFGQLGDGGNLDQWSPVQVTGISTAVQVSSGNDHACAVLNDGSVRCWGRNHHGQLGNNSLIDSNTPVAVQGINDVVEISAGGAHTCALTSDQSVACWGQGGSGQLGDGNNLDQPLPVWVANLQGPMHVSAGDIHSCALLGSGEIRCWGDNTLGQLGNGTAASSNVPVSTMSLPSVRLIDAGFDFTCANLYDRNVQCWGSGTSGQLGIGTNTDKNSPSALTINNIMQLSLGQYHACAMDGAQNAWCWGSNTMGQLGIGDMTDHNTPVMVNFGSGGGTCTSNCTCTSNCGGGPEQFGTAYQEKVHDVSMDQDGVVYVVGSTTGDLDGPGAGGSDAFIVQYSSSGTKLWSRTFGTSGEDVAYAVATNTAGDVFVVGSVGGSLDGNTYEGGLDIVLVKYDWNGNRQWSKQIGIIGDDEAYDIALDPDGSIYVAGYTSGSLAGNNSYGNTDAVLLKFNSATDLQWAEQIGTSASDLATGVALDHTGMVLISGNTGGSLGGSNAGGTDVFVVRYDHLGRRGWMRQMGSMYSDTATAMAADNDNVFVTGYTDGSIGGNSNSGSYDAFVMAFNAFDGMDKWTTMLGESGWDEAHDIAIDPANHALYITGFTQGSLFGGTPMGNNDLFLVRYDYTDYFASIVWGIQNGTSVDDSGSALALSPKNEVIIAGHTDGDFEGNTNQGMSDGIVLRIGTDDLQLTAAYGFKGDANDYGKNHLDGTVFNATLTTGPGGDPNNAYSFNGTDSYISFPHDASLNPGTGSLTLSMWLKADSFPGTGSSGIISKSDFDGSTMFDSYSLSVDSSGYLTVSVRDSDSATPDSMTSYSVLTLNTWTRIDIVIDVIEMTLYIDGVHETSASFINADTTVNPSSNLILGALQNTSGIPELFFNGVVGSLMIRARALSDEEVYQYYRSDSDHDIPAIVNSAPMDNAVNVPVDSMISVEFDEDLDVNSINSNSFRITKDSNNSMVPGRFAYDATTYTVYFFTEALLDAGAAYTITLHPGIRDVVGNSLGGQYTLTFTTQGNNTWTTIATMSESRCSPAGGVLDGQIYVVGGVDASNYYLNSMEIFDPEYDTWSSGYNMPTPRKGAAHAVVGGKLYVIGGETTGGTPTNSVEAFNPDAYAWETKANIPDARVGMSAQVFNNKIYVVGGYPTGVSYVYDPVLNTWSALMAIPTGTYYAGSAVDGNNIFIFGGDDFAGNYSNGVRTYNPVMDTWGVSSSSPNVRAYQSAGKMFNRLFMVGGSTAPGVRSSAFEWYAFDGTWIPKANLPAARDQGVAVVLDDRKVFYIGGSDGANCQNSVYSYNP